In Actinoplanes derwentensis, the following proteins share a genomic window:
- the ftsE gene encoding cell division ATP-binding protein FtsE — protein MIQLENVTKTYPKASRPSLDNVSVGIEKGEFVFFIGPSGSGKSTIVKLLLKEVQATTGKVVVNAKDVTSLRAWKVPHFRRSIGCVFQDFRLLPNRTAYENVAFALEVIGKTKAVARRVVPEVLELVGLGGKEHRYPNELSGGEQQRVAVARAFVNRPLILLADEPTGNLDPDTSVEIMRLLDRINRTGTTVVMVTHDSNIVNQMRRRVIEIESGRIVRDQARGVYG, from the coding sequence GTGATTCAGCTCGAGAACGTGACGAAGACGTACCCGAAGGCGTCTCGGCCGTCGTTGGACAATGTCAGCGTCGGGATCGAGAAGGGTGAGTTCGTCTTCTTCATCGGCCCCTCCGGTTCCGGCAAGTCGACGATCGTCAAGCTGCTGTTGAAAGAGGTCCAGGCGACCACCGGCAAGGTGGTGGTGAACGCCAAGGACGTCACATCCCTGCGCGCCTGGAAGGTGCCACACTTCCGCCGTTCGATCGGCTGTGTGTTCCAGGACTTCCGGCTGCTCCCGAACCGCACCGCGTACGAGAACGTCGCGTTCGCGCTCGAGGTGATCGGCAAGACCAAGGCCGTCGCACGCCGGGTGGTTCCCGAGGTGCTCGAACTGGTCGGCCTCGGCGGTAAGGAGCACCGTTACCCCAACGAACTCTCCGGCGGTGAACAGCAGCGTGTCGCGGTGGCTCGGGCCTTCGTGAACCGGCCGCTGATCCTGCTGGCGGACGAGCCCACCGGTAACCTCGACCCGGACACCTCGGTCGAGATCATGCGGCTGCTGGACCGGATCAACCGGACCGGTACGACCGTCGTGATGGTCACGCACGACTCCAACATCGTCAACCAGATGCGCCGCCGGGTCAT